A stretch of the Mycolicibacterium celeriflavum genome encodes the following:
- a CDS encoding gamma-glutamyl-gamma-aminobutyrate hydrolase family protein: MLGLTTYLQQAQTGVWDVRASFLPAIYSEGVELAGGISMLLPPQRIDDDIAERVLDGIDGLILTGGRDVVPAHYGQQPHPATDEDVADNRRRDEFEFALVRGAMRRAMPVLGICRGAQVLNVALGGTLHQHLPDVIGHRRHQQGDAVFTTSTVRTLPGSRLAALIGESSDAQCYHHQAIDELGDGLVVSARDDDGVIEAVEVPDRWVLAVQWHPEERLDDLRLFAAVVEAASTYANERAQA; the protein is encoded by the coding sequence GTGCTCGGGTTGACCACGTATCTGCAGCAGGCGCAGACCGGGGTGTGGGATGTGCGGGCGAGCTTCCTGCCCGCGATCTACTCCGAGGGCGTGGAATTGGCGGGGGGCATTTCGATGCTGCTTCCTCCGCAACGGATCGACGACGACATCGCCGAGCGGGTGCTCGACGGCATCGACGGACTCATTCTCACCGGCGGCCGGGACGTCGTGCCCGCGCACTACGGTCAGCAGCCGCACCCGGCCACCGACGAGGACGTCGCCGACAACCGGCGCCGCGATGAGTTCGAGTTCGCGTTGGTGCGGGGTGCGATGCGGCGCGCCATGCCGGTGCTGGGCATCTGCCGCGGAGCCCAGGTGCTCAACGTCGCGCTGGGCGGGACGCTGCACCAGCACCTGCCCGACGTCATCGGCCACCGCCGCCATCAGCAGGGCGATGCGGTGTTCACCACCTCGACGGTGCGCACCCTGCCGGGTAGCCGGTTGGCCGCGCTGATCGGCGAGTCGTCGGACGCGCAGTGCTACCACCACCAGGCGATCGACGAACTCGGCGACGGGTTGGTTGTCAGCGCCCGCGACGACGACGGGGTCATCGAAGCGGTCGAAGTCCCGGATCGCTGGGTGCTGGCGGTGCAGTGGCATCCCGAAGAGCGC
- a CDS encoding glutamine synthetase family protein, translating into MSVTSGMLSQADLERLVAAGDIDTVIVAFCDMQGRLTGKRVSGRLFVEEVAEHGAECCNYLLAVDVDMNTVDGYSMSSWETGYGDMVMTPDFSTLRLIPWLPGTAMVMADLGWHDGTPVQQAPRSILNRQIDRLTERRLVPYVGTELEFMVFDDSFRAAWAKGYRDMTAGSDYNVDYAMLGSTRMEPLLRDIRLGMAGAGMYCEGVKGECNLGQQEIAFRYDHARVTCDNHTIYKNGAREIADQHGKSLTFMAKFDAREGNSCHIHISLRGDDDSPVFADDDDPVGMSSMFRSFIAGQLATLRELTLFYAPNINSYKRFVDSSFAPTAIAWGLDNRTCALRVVGHGHGMRMENRAPGGDVNQYLAVSALIAGGVYGIDRELELPEPIEGNAYTSGAERLPTTLAEAAALFEKSEVARAAFGDEVVEHYLNNARVELTAFNAAVTDWERVRGFERL; encoded by the coding sequence ATGAGCGTCACATCAGGCATGTTGTCGCAGGCCGATCTCGAGCGCCTGGTGGCAGCCGGAGACATCGACACGGTGATCGTCGCGTTCTGCGACATGCAGGGCAGGCTGACCGGGAAGCGGGTATCGGGCCGGCTGTTCGTCGAGGAAGTCGCCGAACACGGCGCCGAGTGCTGCAATTACCTGCTGGCGGTCGACGTCGACATGAACACGGTCGACGGATATTCGATGTCGAGCTGGGAGACCGGTTACGGCGACATGGTGATGACGCCCGACTTCTCGACGTTGCGGCTGATTCCGTGGTTGCCCGGAACGGCGATGGTGATGGCCGATCTCGGCTGGCACGACGGCACTCCGGTCCAGCAGGCCCCGCGCAGCATTCTCAACCGCCAGATCGATCGGCTCACCGAGCGGCGCCTGGTGCCCTACGTCGGCACCGAACTCGAATTCATGGTGTTCGACGACAGCTTCCGCGCGGCCTGGGCGAAGGGTTACCGGGACATGACGGCGGGCTCGGACTATAACGTCGACTACGCGATGCTCGGCTCGACGCGGATGGAGCCGCTGCTGCGCGACATCCGGCTCGGCATGGCAGGCGCGGGCATGTACTGCGAGGGCGTGAAGGGTGAATGCAATCTCGGCCAGCAGGAGATCGCGTTCCGATACGACCATGCCCGCGTCACCTGCGACAACCACACGATCTACAAGAACGGCGCCAGGGAGATCGCCGACCAGCACGGCAAGAGCCTGACGTTCATGGCGAAATTCGATGCGCGAGAAGGCAACAGCTGCCACATCCACATCTCGCTGCGCGGAGACGACGACAGCCCGGTGTTCGCCGACGATGACGATCCGGTGGGCATGTCGTCGATGTTCCGCAGCTTCATTGCCGGGCAGCTGGCAACGCTCCGTGAGCTCACGCTGTTCTACGCGCCGAACATCAACTCCTACAAGCGGTTTGTCGACAGCAGTTTCGCCCCGACCGCGATCGCGTGGGGGTTGGACAACCGGACCTGCGCGCTGCGGGTCGTCGGCCATGGTCATGGCATGCGGATGGAGAACCGGGCGCCCGGCGGCGATGTCAACCAGTATCTCGCGGTGTCGGCCCTGATCGCCGGCGGGGTGTACGGCATCGACCGGGAGCTCGAGCTGCCCGAGCCCATCGAGGGGAACGCGTATACCAGTGGCGCCGAACGGCTTCCGACGACGCTCGCCGAAGCGGCGGCGTTGTTCGAGAAGTCCGAGGTTGCGCGGGCTGCGTTCGGCGATGAAGTCGTCGAGCACTACCTCAACAACGCGCGCGTCGAGCTGACCGCCTTCAATGCCGCCGTCACGGACTGGGAGAGGGTGCGAGGCTTTGAGCGGCTCTAG